In one Thermodesulfobium acidiphilum genomic region, the following are encoded:
- the pstC gene encoding phosphate ABC transporter permease subunit PstC, whose amino-acid sequence MFKKANFLFDFGALRLTNFSFFDLLLKLSALFLVLLPVLIFIVLFINSLPAIEHLGLSVFTTNNWDPVNDKFGVIAPLFVTVMVGVISTIFGLMISTPIALFLSFYSRGKISSFFSTVIDALASIPSVVLGLWAIFYVAPHIDKIETIIKTLFGFIPFLNGTPSPFGLFTTILILTLMLVPIQTVLIKELIILVPKSLIEAGFSLGITKFEIVKCLILPFIREGIIAVIFLSLARGMEETMATAMLIGNRPFFPNSLFSPTATLTSIIANEFAEAFSRIYLSVLFELGLILFILVFTTNVLAKLLLRLLYRRA is encoded by the coding sequence GTGTTCAAAAAAGCTAATTTTTTATTCGATTTTGGCGCTTTGAGACTTACTAATTTTTCTTTTTTTGATTTGTTGTTAAAACTTTCTGCACTTTTTTTGGTATTGTTGCCAGTTTTGATTTTTATAGTTTTGTTTATAAATTCTTTGCCTGCAATAGAGCATTTGGGTTTAAGCGTATTTACTACGAACAACTGGGATCCTGTAAACGATAAATTTGGTGTCATAGCGCCTTTATTTGTAACAGTTATGGTTGGCGTTATTAGCACAATTTTTGGCTTGATGATTTCAACTCCAATAGCCCTCTTTCTTTCGTTTTATTCAAGAGGAAAAATTTCTTCCTTTTTTTCTACAGTTATAGATGCGCTTGCGTCTATACCATCAGTGGTTCTTGGTTTGTGGGCTATTTTTTATGTAGCTCCACATATTGATAAAATTGAAACTATAATAAAAACTTTGTTTGGCTTTATTCCATTTTTGAATGGGACCCCTTCTCCATTTGGTCTTTTTACTACTATTTTGATCTTAACTTTGATGCTTGTTCCGATTCAGACTGTTTTGATTAAGGAATTAATAATTTTAGTTCCTAAAAGTTTAATTGAAGCTGGTTTTAGTCTTGGAATAACAAAGTTTGAGATTGTTAAATGTTTGATTCTTCCATTTATTAGAGAGGGCATAATAGCTGTAATATTTCTCTCACTTGCAAGGGGTATGGAAGAGACTATGGCTACAGCAATGCTTATTGGAAACAGGCCTTTTTTCCCAAATTCACTTTTCTCTCCAACGGCAACGCTGACAAGTATTATTGCAAATGAGTTTGCTGAAGCTTTTTCTAGAATATATTTATCTGTTTTGT
- the dapB gene encoding 4-hydroxy-tetrahydrodipicolinate reductase encodes MRMIRVVVSGIGGKMGRMVSETVLKQHDMKLVGGVDPAIAGKTLGELFKIDDSTPVSATIEDLLVKTQFDVLIDFTRGNVAPHTIEKTLEYRRNVVVGTTGIDGKELDRLGKMANELKVGFFLAPNFSLGAVLMMEFAKKAARYLDHAEIIELHHNQKADAPSGTALRTAYLMSENLKVFNKDTVQGEEKIKCALGGEVNGIRIHSVRLPGFVAHQEVLFGGVGEILTIRHDSLSRESFMPGVLLAIRKVQGLNGFVIGLENLL; translated from the coding sequence ATAAGGATGATTAGGGTAGTAGTATCTGGTATTGGTGGGAAGATGGGAAGAATGGTTTCTGAAACTGTTTTAAAACAACATGATATGAAGTTGGTGGGTGGGGTTGATCCTGCTATTGCGGGGAAAACTCTTGGCGAATTATTCAAGATCGATGATTCTACTCCTGTAAGTGCTACTATAGAGGACCTGTTGGTAAAAACTCAGTTTGACGTATTAATAGATTTTACAAGAGGCAATGTTGCTCCTCATACTATCGAAAAAACTCTCGAATACAGAAGAAATGTGGTAGTAGGGACAACAGGAATTGATGGCAAAGAGCTAGATCGCTTGGGTAAAATGGCAAATGAATTGAAAGTAGGATTTTTCCTGGCACCTAACTTTTCTCTGGGTGCTGTCTTAATGATGGAGTTTGCAAAAAAAGCAGCCAGGTATCTGGATCATGCTGAGATAATAGAGCTTCATCACAATCAGAAAGCTGATGCTCCTTCTGGGACAGCTTTAAGAACTGCTTATTTAATGTCAGAAAATTTAAAAGTTTTCAATAAGGATACTGTTCAAGGTGAAGAGAAAATAAAGTGTGCTCTTGGTGGGGAAGTAAACGGTATTAGAATCCATTCTGTGAGGTTGCCTGGATTTGTAGCGCATCAAGAAGTTCTTTTTGGCGGTGTGGGTGAAATTCTGACAATTAGACATGACTCTTTGTCAAGAGAATCTTTTATGCCAGGGGTGTTACTTGCTATTAGAAAGGTGCAGGGCTTGAATGGATTTGTAATAGGTTTAGAAAATTTGTTGTAG
- a CDS encoding lipoyl domain-containing protein: MQILMPEINKDSIRNRLVKWLKKENDIVKIGEEIALIENQKVTSVIKSPFSGKLINMLQENTFINVGQPVAEVVDVLVNISPSLDTNKGLESQAKKTKEEDKRDFDSFVRIPAGSFLKLKSRIDISRSVNFVKRNSISLSNYLFFCILKSYVKYPFFGQGYPISFFELTDNGLESIFSSSDDLFRKVQIEGLRSMDEFKKEKSKIIDFSTNEGLSILFCKEIDLDEVELSLNNKTSLLICTYNRVKFGNEETKGELSLFFQCNFEKNLSFVLNFMKRLKTFLIDPENLIL; this comes from the coding sequence GTGCAGATTTTAATGCCAGAAATAAACAAGGATAGCATAAGAAATAGATTAGTGAAATGGTTAAAGAAGGAAAATGATATAGTAAAGATTGGCGAAGAGATAGCTTTGATTGAAAATCAGAAAGTGACAAGCGTTATAAAGTCCCCCTTTTCTGGAAAGCTGATTAATATGCTTCAGGAAAATACTTTTATAAATGTAGGTCAACCAGTTGCTGAGGTTGTAGATGTATTAGTTAATATTAGCCCCTCTCTGGATACAAATAAAGGTTTAGAAAGTCAGGCAAAGAAGACAAAAGAAGAAGATAAAAGGGATTTTGATAGTTTTGTAAGGATACCGGCAGGAAGTTTTTTGAAACTAAAGAGCAGAATTGATATTTCAAGAAGTGTTAATTTCGTTAAAAGAAATTCTATTAGTCTTTCGAATTATTTATTTTTTTGTATCTTAAAATCATATGTAAAATATCCCTTTTTTGGACAAGGTTATCCTATTAGCTTTTTTGAACTAACTGACAATGGTTTAGAAAGTATTTTTTCCTCTTCAGATGATTTGTTTAGAAAAGTGCAGATTGAGGGATTAAGATCTATGGACGAATTTAAAAAAGAAAAAAGTAAAATTATTGACTTTTCGACTAATGAAGGTTTGAGTATACTTTTTTGTAAAGAGATTGATTTGGATGAAGTAGAGTTAAGCTTGAATAATAAAACCTCTTTACTTATTTGTACGTATAATAGAGTAAAATTTGGAAACGAAGAGACTAAAGGGGAGTTAAGTTTATTTTTTCAATGCAATTTTGAGAAAAATTTATCTTTTGTTTTAAATTTTATGAAGCGATTAAAAACTTTTTTAATTGATCCTGAGAATTTAATTCTCTAA
- a CDS encoding deoxyguanosinetriphosphate triphosphohydrolase, whose translation MLVYRTTQEKREKEYLSKLATLSSKTLGRQFSEPECEYRNPFQRDRDRIIHSKAFRRLKHKTQVFISPEGDHFRTRLTHVLEVSQISRTCARILGLNEDLVEAISLGHDLGHTPFGHIGEDVLNRLLPPFNHEEQSLRVVDILEKREGKGFGLNLTQETRDGILRHSINDKIKPITQEGLLVRYCDKISYICHDLDDAIRAGLLKYNDLPSFVKEIGKTHSERVDTLIRLVIGGFDEEEGFKNDAKFIDVVKNLRDFMMQSVYSAEILRREEEKVTRMFNFIIEYLKSNIDKILNLSEIYIGYDSDSEKSNIAIKDYISGMTDSYIVLFFEKNFLPSSWPLKLDF comes from the coding sequence ATGCTGGTTTATAGGACTACTCAGGAAAAAAGAGAGAAAGAATATCTTTCAAAATTGGCGACTCTTAGCTCAAAGACTTTGGGTCGCCAATTTTCAGAGCCTGAATGCGAATACAGAAATCCATTTCAAAGAGATAGGGATAGAATTATTCATTCAAAGGCATTTAGACGTTTGAAACATAAGACTCAAGTTTTTATTTCTCCAGAGGGAGATCATTTTAGAACGAGACTTACTCATGTGCTTGAAGTTTCTCAGATTTCGAGAACGTGTGCAAGGATTCTAGGATTAAATGAAGATCTAGTAGAGGCAATAAGTCTGGGTCACGATCTTGGACATACTCCATTTGGCCATATAGGTGAGGATGTGTTAAACAGGTTGTTGCCTCCATTTAATCATGAGGAACAGAGTTTAAGGGTTGTTGACATTTTAGAGAAAAGAGAAGGGAAGGGTTTTGGTCTAAATCTTACTCAGGAGACAAGAGATGGTATTTTAAGACATAGCATAAACGATAAGATTAAACCTATCACTCAGGAAGGCTTATTGGTAAGATATTGTGATAAGATTTCTTACATATGTCATGACCTCGACGATGCAATAAGAGCAGGTTTGTTGAAATATAATGATTTGCCATCCTTTGTTAAAGAAATTGGTAAGACTCATAGCGAGCGAGTAGATACTCTTATAAGGCTTGTTATTGGTGGATTTGATGAAGAAGAAGGATTTAAAAATGACGCAAAATTTATTGATGTAGTTAAGAATTTAAGGGATTTTATGATGCAAAGTGTATATTCAGCAGAAATTTTAAGAAGGGAAGAAGAGAAGGTCACCAGAATGTTTAACTTCATAATAGAATATTTAAAGTCTAATATTGATAAAATTTTAAATTTATCTGAGATATATATAGGATATGATTCTGATTCAGAAAAATCAAATATTGCTATAAAGGATTATATTTCTGGAATGACTGATTCTTACATAGTCTTGTTTTTTGAGAAAAATTTTTTACCTTCAAGTTGGCCTCTTAAGTTAGATTTTTAA
- the ppdK gene encoding pyruvate, phosphate dikinase, whose protein sequence is MGKWVYLFEEGNASMRDLLGGKGAGLAEMTNIGLPVPPGFTITTEVCNLYMKKGEKVIEELWPMVLENVRIVEEKTGKKFAAKSGLPLLFSVRSGAKFSMPGMMDTVLNIGLNDETVELFSKESSNPRLAYDSYRRLIQMFGDIVLDMGLQPFENELESLKAKKGIKYDVELSADDLKELIKRYFDIYKKFNKEFPQDPFIQLRMAIEAVFRSWNAPRAITYRRINNIPDDLGTAVNVVTMVFGNMGDDSATGVAFTRDPKKGDKGIFGEYLVNAQGEDVVAGIRTPKPIIELKKEMPAVYDELLKFCKILEEHYKDMQDIEFTIEKGKLYMLQVRTGKRTPGAAVKLAMDFLNEGLISEEEAILRVEPSQVDFLLHPRINVSSKLQSIAKGLGASPGAATGKVVFDADLAAKMSDEDVILVRPETVPDDIHGLAAAKGVLTARGGMTSHAAVVARGMGKPAVVGAESIKIDLKERLFTVNGETVKEFDVITIDGTSGNIFKGVAPLIMPELSEDLKNLLSLSDKLANIQVRANADTPEDAKRSYEFGAKGIGLCRTEHMFMAQDRLPAMQEMIVAETIEERKAALEKLLPMQREDFYGIFKEMKGYPVIIRLLDPPLHEFLPKREILKEEISQHEKNGEKDIAEKKKRLLRRAEALKESNPMMGFRGCRLGLVYPEINEMQVRAILEAAAKVMKEGDRVFPEIMVPLVGHINEIRFVREKLEEVAKEVILEQGIQIPYLFGTMIELPRAALRADEIAKYAKFFSFGTNDLTQMTFGFSRDDAESKFLPVYLERGILPVNPFQTLDRDGVGELMKIAVERGKKVNKDLEIGICGEHGGDPESIAFCYEIGLNYVSCSPFRVPVARLAAARATILAKRQYEADK, encoded by the coding sequence ATGGGGAAATGGGTATATTTATTTGAAGAAGGCAACGCTTCCATGAGAGACTTGTTGGGCGGTAAGGGTGCTGGTCTTGCAGAGATGACAAACATTGGTTTGCCTGTACCCCCAGGGTTTACTATTACAACTGAAGTTTGTAATCTCTATATGAAAAAGGGCGAAAAAGTTATCGAAGAGCTTTGGCCAATGGTTTTGGAAAATGTCAGGATTGTTGAAGAAAAAACGGGGAAAAAGTTTGCTGCAAAGTCTGGGTTACCTCTTCTTTTTTCGGTTAGGTCAGGTGCAAAGTTTTCGATGCCAGGGATGATGGATACCGTTTTAAATATTGGCTTAAACGATGAGACGGTAGAATTATTTAGTAAGGAATCTTCTAATCCAAGACTTGCCTATGATTCTTATAGAAGACTTATTCAGATGTTTGGCGATATTGTATTGGATATGGGCTTACAGCCTTTTGAAAATGAACTTGAAAGTTTAAAGGCCAAAAAAGGCATTAAATATGATGTAGAACTAAGTGCTGATGACCTCAAGGAGCTTATAAAAAGATATTTTGACATATATAAGAAGTTTAATAAAGAATTTCCACAGGACCCTTTTATTCAATTGAGAATGGCCATAGAAGCCGTATTCAGATCGTGGAACGCTCCTCGTGCAATTACTTATAGAAGAATTAATAATATTCCGGATGACCTTGGCACAGCTGTAAACGTTGTAACCATGGTTTTTGGAAATATGGGCGATGATAGCGCTACTGGTGTAGCATTTACAAGAGACCCAAAGAAAGGCGATAAGGGGATTTTTGGTGAATATTTAGTAAATGCACAGGGTGAAGATGTAGTTGCCGGTATAAGGACCCCAAAGCCTATAATCGAGTTGAAAAAGGAAATGCCAGCTGTTTATGATGAGCTTTTGAAGTTTTGCAAAATTTTAGAAGAACACTATAAAGATATGCAAGATATAGAGTTTACCATAGAAAAGGGAAAGCTTTATATGCTTCAAGTTAGAACGGGCAAAAGAACGCCTGGTGCAGCTGTAAAACTTGCTATGGACTTTTTGAATGAAGGGTTGATCAGCGAAGAAGAAGCAATTTTAAGAGTTGAACCGTCCCAGGTGGACTTTTTACTTCATCCAAGAATTAATGTCTCCTCCAAGCTTCAAAGTATAGCAAAGGGGTTAGGTGCATCTCCGGGTGCTGCTACAGGGAAAGTTGTTTTTGATGCTGATCTTGCTGCTAAGATGAGTGATGAGGACGTAATTTTAGTTAGACCAGAGACTGTTCCAGATGACATCCACGGTTTGGCTGCTGCAAAGGGTGTTCTTACTGCAAGAGGTGGAATGACAAGTCATGCTGCTGTGGTAGCTAGAGGAATGGGAAAGCCTGCTGTAGTAGGTGCTGAATCGATAAAAATAGATCTAAAAGAAAGATTATTTACTGTAAATGGTGAAACTGTAAAGGAATTTGACGTTATAACAATAGATGGGACTTCTGGAAATATTTTCAAAGGCGTTGCTCCACTTATTATGCCAGAGCTCAGTGAGGATCTCAAGAATTTGTTGTCTTTGTCTGATAAATTAGCTAATATTCAAGTTAGAGCCAACGCTGATACTCCAGAAGATGCGAAAAGAAGCTATGAATTTGGGGCAAAGGGAATAGGCCTTTGTAGAACTGAACATATGTTTATGGCTCAGGATAGACTTCCAGCTATGCAAGAAATGATAGTAGCCGAGACTATAGAAGAAAGAAAGGCTGCACTTGAAAAGCTGCTTCCCATGCAAAGAGAAGATTTTTATGGGATATTTAAAGAAATGAAAGGGTATCCTGTAATAATTAGACTTCTTGACCCGCCTTTACATGAATTTTTGCCAAAAAGGGAAATCTTGAAAGAAGAAATATCCCAACATGAAAAAAATGGAGAAAAAGACATTGCAGAGAAAAAGAAGAGACTTCTTAGAAGGGCAGAAGCTCTTAAAGAATCTAACCCAATGATGGGTTTTAGGGGATGCAGGTTAGGCCTTGTTTATCCTGAAATAAATGAGATGCAGGTTAGAGCTATTTTAGAAGCGGCAGCGAAAGTAATGAAAGAGGGTGACCGGGTTTTTCCTGAAATAATGGTACCACTAGTAGGCCATATAAATGAAATAAGATTTGTTAGAGAAAAACTTGAAGAGGTTGCAAAGGAAGTTATTTTGGAACAGGGCATTCAGATACCATATTTATTTGGTACCATGATAGAACTTCCAAGGGCAGCGCTAAGAGCTGATGAAATTGCAAAATATGCAAAATTTTTCTCTTTTGGCACAAACGATCTTACTCAAATGACTTTTGGCTTTAGCCGAGATGACGCAGAAAGCAAATTTTTGCCAGTGTATTTAGAGAGGGGAATACTGCCTGTAAATCCATTTCAAACGCTTGATAGAGATGGAGTTGGTGAGCTGATGAAGATTGCTGTCGAAAGAGGGAAAAAGGTAAACAAAGATCTGGAAATTGGTATATGTGGTGAACATGGTGGAGACCCTGAATCAATAGCTTTTTGCTATGAAATAGGTCTTAATTATGTTAGTTGTTCTCCCTTTAGGGTGCCAGTGGCTAGATTGGCTGCTGCAAGAGCAACTATTCTTGCAAAAAGGCAGTATGAAGCTGATAAATAA
- a CDS encoding pyruvate, water dikinase regulatory protein, producing MNILILSDSTGHTAQAVAVAATSLFPENAVDFRIKRIPYVTDEKKLIEILENINPEDTLILYTIVTSQLRSLLKDEVEKRSIKAVDVLGQTIDAIKTFTRQSPIEKPGILHKLDTMYFSRVEAIEFAVRCDDGRANLGDLLKADLILIGVSRTSKTPLSMYMAHQGYKVANIPLVLGIEPPSILFDLPKEKIIGLTIEPNALAAIRAKRLEKMGITGMKAYMDIRFVEEELLFAKNIMKRIGCKVVDATNKAVEETATEILNILSNNKIS from the coding sequence GTGAATATTCTAATATTATCTGATTCAACCGGTCACACTGCACAAGCAGTAGCAGTGGCTGCAACAAGCCTTTTTCCTGAGAATGCCGTTGATTTTCGAATTAAAAGAATTCCTTATGTAACTGATGAGAAAAAGCTTATTGAAATTTTAGAAAACATTAATCCAGAAGATACGTTGATACTCTACACAATTGTAACCAGTCAACTTAGATCGCTTTTAAAGGATGAGGTAGAGAAAAGATCTATAAAGGCTGTTGATGTTTTAGGCCAAACAATTGATGCAATAAAAACGTTTACAAGACAGAGCCCAATTGAAAAACCTGGAATTTTACACAAACTCGATACCATGTATTTTAGCAGGGTAGAGGCAATAGAGTTTGCTGTAAGATGTGATGATGGGAGAGCAAATCTAGGCGATTTGTTAAAAGCTGATTTAATATTAATTGGTGTATCTCGAACTTCTAAGACCCCACTTTCAATGTATATGGCACATCAAGGATACAAGGTTGCAAATATTCCTTTGGTATTAGGCATAGAACCTCCTAGCATATTGTTTGATCTGCCTAAGGAGAAAATAATCGGTTTGACTATAGAACCAAATGCTTTAGCTGCTATAAGAGCAAAGAGATTGGAGAAAATGGGTATTACCGGCATGAAGGCGTATATGGATATACGATTTGTAGAGGAAGAGCTCCTTTTTGCTAAAAATATTATGAAGAGGATCGGTTGTAAAGTTGTTGATGCAACAAACAAGGCAGTAGAGGAAACTGCGACAGAAATACTTAATATTTTGAGCAATAATAAAATTTCCTAA